GCATACGCGTCGtatttcctcgataaaaactcctcactatcTCTCGTAGTAGCTTTTTTCCCACAGTAATTATTCGTAGTACCCTCCGTGTGTCAtttctatcaaccgtatcatacgctttctccataAATGCCAAAGTCTTCAAAACAGACACTTcatacacatatcctctaccactcctaaaggcACAGCCCTCGTCCCCGCTCAGttctgtgcatgtcaccacctCCTAAATCACCACacccccatacaacttaccacatatattcagcatacttatacctctgcagttcaAGCACTCACTTCAGTCTCCCTTGCCGTTTTATAATGGAATTATACAGGCATCCTGCTGGTCCACAGGCACTTCAActtagccatacatacagtgaaaatagtGACTTACAAGTCAACAACGCTGTCATCTACTGTCGCCTTATTGCTGAAGTGAACACTCAACATCTCCCATGAAAgctgcctctcttcctcactcctctcgttaTCAGGTGTAGAAGTGCAAgccatcacccaccccccacccacccctcgaaTGACCCACTTTAATTTTCACCCCACATCACTCTAGGACTCACTCGCACTCTTTTAATACATTCCCGCAATTCCTTCTTCAACAGAAGTGCTACTTCCTCCATTGCTCTCGCCTTCACACCAGCCCAGAACCTCTCACTCTTAGAACATTCACCTTATAGCATAGCACTGTGAAACGTTGAAACACGACCTTACCAAGGAACAGGAGAAGGCTGTGAAGAAGTCGCTTCGTCTGGTATGTGAATAATAATGATGTCAGTAAAAGGGAAGTGAGAAACGGGCTTATCTAACACTGCCGTGCAAAAGTTCCCTCATGAACTGATGATCAAATGACCCCCTGGATATACGTTTCGACGAGATGACACTGCGAACACCCCCTTAGCCATCAGTGAAAATAAATCAAGAGGACACTGGTGAAATTCGCACCTTAGATTCGAGTCTTTAGGTGTGGGAGTCACCAGATTAACAAGCCTTGCCTAGTCGGTGTATTTGGCCTGATCAACCATCTATGATAAAGCAAGTTTAGCTTGGAAGTTGTTAAGCTACAAATGGCTGTTATCTCCATGACCTTATTGTCCTtagctacaggagagagagagagagagagagagagagagagagagagagagagagagagagagagagagagagagagagagagaggatgcttcTCCATCTGATGATTAGCCTACAGGTTGGTTAATTGTAGGACGGCCTAATTGCTTTGTTTCGTAACTTTTACGTTAAACACATTCTTACTTAAATCTACAGTAATAAGAAAGATGTTCAGGAGCATATCTGGTAAACATCGTCGAAGAACGCTATAGATATGTATCCGTGAGGACGTGTGAGGAaaacaacacacacgtacacatatgtaCAGTCTCGGACGAATGTCCTGAGACACGACTGAAGCCCGGAAGTCCAAGTGCACCCCAGTCCGAAGCATGCGATTATTGGTCGAAGCCGGTAGAgtcttcccgagagagagagagagagagagagagagagagagagagctcagtacAACTTCATTCAGCAGCGTCTCAGGGCGTTTGTCCCCGCAGCTGTACATTTTGTACGAAAAGAAGCACACAACGACACGTGTACAtattacacacacccacccacccacacacacacacaccagcatacatatatacaacttaCATGAGGTAATGAGAGGAAGGAGTAGAGCATGATGACTAGGAGAGCCGAACGGACCGTCCTCCGTCGTACCAACTCTTCCGACATGGCCATAGAACTGTCATGCGTCTGGCAGGGGAGCTCTCTTCGGAACTCCAGGGCCACCAGGACGTAGAAGACAGAGATGGCTCCAGCCTCCAGGGTGTACACGACGGTGTAGGCCACGAAAAACTGGGTGTCGGTGCGTCCGTCAGAGCACAACGTCGGCAAAACCGGAGCGCacgggagaagaaggaggaggaaggggatcaGCCAGCAGGCGACGCACAACAGACGACAGCGGGTCCTCGTCAGCGCATCGTAGTAGCGGAGAGGCCAGCAGATGGCCAGGTACCGGTCAAGGGCCAGgcagacgagagtgaagcaggacacagCACTCAGGTAACGCTGTGCCATCCTGACCCGACACCCGGACGGCCAGAAGATCTTGACACTGGGCACCATCAGCAGCACAGTGGCGTAGACCAGAGAAAGGGAGGAAAACATCGCAATACTGACGGTCAGGGAGTTGGAGAACCAGGTGGACAGTCTCTCCCGCAAGTCTCGGCTCCTGAGGGTGATGTACGCGGCCAGGACGCATTCGACGAGCGTCGCCATGTTTATGCTCATGTAGAGCAACATCTTATACCTGATTCTCTGGTTGTCCATCGTGGCGACCACTTGCTCCGTGAAGTTCAGCGACATCATTCCACATCAAAGTTGCGAACTGCTTCACTGGGGTGTTTTGATTATCCCTTCGTCATCTACAAGCTTCACTGACTAACACGGATTCAGTGTACTCGTATGTATCCTCACATTCTCGACGGCTGAACTCTGACGAAATAGCACAGATGATAGAAAAACGTCTACATCTAAGCAATTTCTTTGGTGTCCGTCGACGCTCAACGGGACTTGAGGCAACTTTATGTATCTCACCAGTTTCGCATGATATCGGGTATTGCCGTATTTCAAAACTACGGTGGCGCCATTTCACCTCAGTCTTTTCATCAGTTATTTCATCAGTTATCTTTTGGACAAGGGTGGGAGATATATGAGGCCTCACATTAGAACACTGAGTAGTGCTTTCAGACACAACATTTGGTTTCCTCACAAGTGTCCGCAGATCACTGAAGGAATAAGCCACGCTTCCTCTGGTCCAGCTcgacacaccaacacaaccagtccTTTGGTTTGAATGGGCGAGGACTCCTCTGAGAGAGAGACGTATTAGTCCCTCATTCCACTCCAAAGCGGACGCCCAGCTTCCGTTGGGTCAGTCCAAGTAGTGTGCTTCGGGAATGCCAGAGTTGCTATATTTTGTGGTATAAATACCTTGACTAGTGATGTCATGGATTTCCTAAGTTAATGAATGATGTCTTgctgatggagtaaaaaaaaaagaaaaggaatctaGTGTTAGAAGATAAGATTTACATCCTGCCGCTGTAGACTGGTGATTAAGTATTGAACGAAACGCTACTTCCGGTGATTCCTTTCCTCTCTTTATTTATAGATATACAATTGCATATGTAGCGGcgggaatagacaaagaaaggccgtcCGTATCCgctcacaccccccacccccccattctctagctgtcatgtataatgcaatgaaaccacagctccctatccacacctaggccccgcagaccttgccatggtttaccccgggcgcttctacatgcccagattcagtctacagacagcacgtcgaccctcatTCATAATCTCTTTCACTTCGTCCTTCCTTCCATCGCCAACTTGGTCACCCCCTTCTCTTTGTtcgctccacttctgacacatatatcctctttgccaacctttcttctctcattctctccatatttccgaaccgtttcagcacactctttagctgtctcaaccacactctttagaTCACCacaccgaacaccaccatccggtagcGCTTGTATAACGGTGGCGCCTTAGctagtctcttccttgtatattaaaTGACTGTTCTACGTGTTCTGTCTCATTCTCGTACctaccctgacgatgtgatcattacacgaaagtgcactttgggaacttatcgtgtttcacttccctgtggttctctctctctctctctctctctctctctctctgtttttatactattcgccatttcccgcgttagcgaggtagcgttaagaacagaggactgagcctttgtgggaaatcctcatttggcctccttctctgttctttcggaaaattaaaaacgagagctgaggatttccagcccccgctccctccccttttagtcgccttctacgacacgcagggaatacatagaaagtattctttctcccctatccccagggattaagtgcagaatggaaaaaggtgagagcaaatgaaggggagtgagggaggaatgggatgatttagggaagcagtgatggcttgcgcaaaagatgcctgtggcatgagaaaggtgggaggtgggcagattagagagggtagtgagtggtgggatgaagtaagattgttagtgaaagacaagagagaggcatgaggacgatttttgcagggaaatagtgcaaatgactgggagatgtataaaagaaagaggcaagaggtcaagagaaaggtgcaaaaggtcaaaaagggcaaatgagagttggggtgagagagtgtcattagattttggggagcataaaaagatgttttggaaggaggtaaataaagtacgtaagacaagagaagaatgggaacatcggtgaagggggcaaatggggaggtaatgacaagtagcggtgaagtgagagggggatggagtgagtattttgaagggttgttgaatgtgtttgacgatagagtggcagatatagggtgtttgtgtcaaggtggtgtgcgaagtgagagggtcagggtgaatgatttggtaaacagagaagaggtagtgagagctttgtagaagatgaaagccggcaatgcggcggatttgaatggtattgctgtggaatttattaataaaggggatgactgtgttgctgaccggttggtgaggatattcaatgtatgtatggctcatggtgaagtgcctgaggattggcggaatgcatgcatagtgccattgtacaatggcaaaggggataaaggtgagtgttcaaattacagagatataagtttgttgagtattcctgggatattatatgggggtggggtaatgattgagagggtcaaggaatgtacagagcatcagactggggaagagcagtgtggttcagaagtggtagaggatgtgtggatcaggtgtttgctttgaagaatgtatgtgagagataattagaaaaacggatggatttgtatgtagcatttatggattttcaccctcctgaacatgcaggagggtgaaaggcgtgcaaggaatagagtgaattggaacgatgtggtataccggggtcgacgtgctgtcaatggattgaaccagggcatgtgaagcgtctggggtaaaccatggaaagttgtgtggggcctggatgtggaaagggagctgtggtttcggtgcattgttacatgacagctagagacgaatggggcctttggtgtcttttcctagcgctacctcgcacacatgaggggggagggggttgttattccatgtgtggcgaggtggcgatgggaacaaataaaggcagacagtatgaattatgtacatgtgtatatatgtatatgtctgtgtgtgtatatatatatgtgtacattgagatgtataggtatgtatatttgcgtgtgtggacgtgtatgtatgtacatgtgtatgtgggtgggttggggcattctttcgtctgtttccttgcgctacctcgctaacgcgggagacagccataaagcaaaataataaataaataaatgaatatttatggatctggagaaggcatatgatagagttgactgagatgctcagtggaaggtattaagaggatatggtgtgggaggcaagttgctggaagcagtgaaaatttttatccaGGATCAcgattttacgcgtgatcaagtatattcctatgagtccacggtgaacttttcgtgtttcattttccccgtggactcattggaatatatatatatatatatatatatatatatatatatatatatatatatatatatatatatatatatatatatatatatatttttttttttttttttcatgattgccgtttcctgtgtaGGCGACGTGAGTCCCCAGGAACAATGACATACAAATCCACATCTATAACTGTTCTGTCCTTAGCACCTCTGTCACAACTATGATGATGGCTGTCATGTTCTGCAGTGCTCCCCCTCCAGCGCTTCTGAAGCAGTTGTAGAAGGTTCCGATCGACGAGTTCTTCATTCTGCCAGCACCCATGATGTAGTCTCAGATGGCGCTGTTTGATGCGCACTGCTACCAGCACCTTTGGAGTGGACAGAGAAAGAGCTGTTTGATCCATCCTGGTGCTCATGCGCAACGGACGCTGTTGTGGAGGGACAAGCAAGTCGGGCCACAGACGACCACACACTCTTGAAGCATTGCGCGAGGACGGCGTGGTTAGAGGCGTCGTTCCAGAGGAAgacagggaagaggagaaggaggaagagccgATTGGATAAGTGTGTCAAGTGTATCCACATTATCCACTCATATATAGGCCGACGACTATCCGCCCACTTGATTATGATCTCGAACAAGACCTGCGGAAGATGAAGGTATCTGACATCATTAGTATGAAGGAGGCCATGATTACGAAGAGAgccaaaggaattcaaacagcgctAGAAAACTGGGTccattcgaggctgtttgtgataatggaagatatcagaaactcccAGGGTAGTGTGGTAAAAGGTTGGAAAGTGTACAGATAACTCGCAGAGAAAAAAAGACTGCAACTGCCAGTGTGTCTGAGGAGGCGCAATTATAATGTTGGtcttggacttgaagcgaaaacTTTTATCAGGTATAAGTTAATGATCAAGACAAAATGGAGTGAATTGCAGTTAGGTCCTAAGAAATGGCTCCGGGGTGTAGACTCATCATTTCAGAAAGTGTGAAGCATATGCTCTTAAAAAACTTAATTTGTAAATTGgcaggtaataatgataacaatgataataatgataataataatgatgataataacaataataataataatgtcaatggtaatgataataatagtaataataataataataataatgataataatgatgataataataataataatgataataataataataataataataataataataataataataatgataataatgataataataataatgataataacaataataataataataataataataataataataataataataataatgataataataataataatgataataatagtattaatgataatagcattaatgataataatgattataatgataatgataaaagttgaGCCATTAATGTTACCCCTTACAAAGAAATCATTTGCTTCTCATAGTAGTCAAGGGACGATTTATGTTAACTTCGCATGACCGTTAATTAAGCAGGATGTCATTCAGTTATCCTACTGTCTAGGGAAGGCTGGATCCCTTGGGGAAAGTAAGCGATGATTGGCTTGCGTGGTCCAGAGGAACGAACCCAAGTCTGGAATGTTTGTGGGTTAGTTTCTAAGTTTGTTTCGAGTACTTGTTGCAAGTCGGGAAGCGATTGCTCTTCCCACATTTCTTCGAAGTCCACTTGGGATTTGTATGTTTCAGGTTGCCGCGTAACCTGCCTTTCCGCTGTAGGTGTTTTACCGTTCACTGGGATTTATCCCGCTGTATCCGGCGAGTCAAACACTGAATATATCACATGGACAGTTTGTGTCCAATCTTCTTGAAATTCCAATTCATATTCCTCCCGGACgttagaaaaacaaaaacaaaaacgaaagaaaaactcAAACAGCGATGCTGTAAAAATGCTCCTTCTTCCCAGTGCACAGAGACAGATAGATTATATGTTCTTTATATAATATACGGACATTATCCGTAAATAGAAAAAGGAATCCCTAAAGACAGAAAACTTTCTTCGTATGTTCGTCTGGGAGCTGGTGGAGTGGACTGAGCGGGAACTGGAGGGGTGTGGTGGCCGTGGGTACTGCTGTATCGTTAGGTTTCGGACATCCAACGAATTTTGTtcggttttaggttaggtttgttaggttagccTTAGTTTGGTTAAAAATCGTATTTTCGATGGTTTCTGATGTCTTTCGGACGATTCGaaccttcatttccttcacaaATCATTCCCTTTTGTGATCTCCCAACGGGGGTTCCCTTATTGTCGTTGGATAAACGGGGTTGTAGGAATGAAGGTTTGAATGGTGCAAAACGTATCAAAAACCAAAGGGGAAAATTTGGAAAGGCTTAGTTTCAACATCCAAACAGATGGGTGTCCGAAGAGGTAATTCTATCCCAGAGAAACGTCATTTGGCATGTAAAGTCCCTACCATGGTTATCAGACCAGTGAAATGACTAAGGTGTCCTTAGGGACACATGATGTTTTTGCTGTTTCTtcgtcacttttttcttttttcttcctctttaccagCAATCATTGTTTTGCACCAATTCATCACCTATATTGACCATCTATTTATTATagcccttattattattattattattatcattattattattattatcattattattattattattattattattattattgtttttattattattattattattattattattatcattattattattattattattattattatcattatcattatattattattatcattattatcattattattatcattattattattattattattattattattattattattatcatcattattattcaacAAATCCATTTTACGTCAGCCACTGTTTTTGAAACTTGGCACAAATACGCTTTTCTACGAGCCCTTTGATTTGGTTGAGTATTGTGAGAATCATCGCATTTGCTCTCGATATTGACTTTTTCCAGCATTTTCATAATTGTGATTTACGATTATCACCAGTTCTTCACATTGGAAGGGATGCTGGAGACATATGGCTAGTTTACATGACATGttcgaaacaaaaaatatatatatacaaatgtcaaAATATTTCCCCAGTTAAGGACTTTGAAGGACATTACTGTCACTATACTGTGAAATTTTCAGGTTATCAGTCATCGTATGATATGGCATATTGAATGCATGAAAGAGAAGGAACAAGTAGGAAACTTTCATGGAAATGCCTTTACAGCGAAGTGTTTGAAAAACTGAATTAATTGCCATTATTTCTTCATGGTTTCTTACAGTCcgtagtctgtctgtctgctgtctgtctgtctgtctgtctgtctgtctgtctctctctctctctctctctctctctctctctctctctctctctctctctctctctctctctctcccccttgctCTTTCCGTGTCACTATACACAGCTCCGAGGGACTTACGTGTGGGAGGCAAAGGATGCAGTAGAGAGTCACGACAGCTATAGCGGACCTGGATGTCTTGATCTTAATCGTCTTGCGGTCATCCTCCATAATGCTGTTTCCATAGATTTCATCATTCCTGCTGCCACAGAATTCGCGGGCTACCAGGATGTAGAACAGGCAAGTGATAAAGGCCCCTGTGCTATACACTATGGCATAGGACATTGACAACTTGCGATGAGTTCTTCCACCGGGGCACAAGTCTAGCTCTTCGTTCACGTATTGGAGGAGAGGCAGACAGATAGGCACCACCCAGCAGGCGAGGCACAGCAGGAAACATCTGGCTCTCGTCAGTAAGTCATGATAATGGAGGGCCCAGCAGATGGCCACATAGCGGTCCAAGGCAAAGCAGGCTGTATTGAACATAGACACAGTGATCAGATAATGCTGCAATATCCGTATCAGGCATCCAGTTAGCGTGAAATAAAACGTGTCTTGGTACATGCGAATCAGGGCGTTGAACGCCAGCGACACTACAGCGAAAAGACCAGTGCTCACAATGAAAGAGTGCGTGAAAGCCCGGGAGGGTTTCTGGCGTAGAGTCTGGTTCTTGAGGGAGACAATCACAGCAACGGCGGACTCTGCTAAGGTGGCGAGGCTCAGGAGGAAGTAGAGTGGAAGCCACGGGTGAAGGTTGTCACAGAAAATAATCTGATTTGTTGCATTGGCCATCAGGCACGAGACCCGCTACACACTCTTACTCTTCCCTACACTGACTGCTCTAGATGGGAATGTTGTTTGGAGTGTCTCAGCAACATGTGATGGGACACGGGTAAAGACTGATGGGAGACACTCGAGATTTACTGATGGAACACGACTGTTCAAAAAATAAAAGAGCCCACTTGGATCGCTACACCAGCAGAGAAGCTTCTACGGTCTGGATGTCAGTGTGGTTGGGAGGCAGACGACGTGCACATCGCTGATGTGAACTATAATCTCTGACGCATATCCCGTCGTTGTcacgaagggaggaaaaaaaagaacaacgaCAACGACTGTGCATGACGACGCCagcttgtggatgatgatgatgatgatgacgacgctggtgatgatgatgatgatgatgatgatgatgatgatgatgacgctggtgatgatgatgatgatgatgatgatgatgatgatgatgatgatgacgctagtgatgatagtgataatgacgctggtgatgatgatgatgatgatgatgatgatgatgatgacgctggtgatgatgatgatgacgctagtgatgatagtgataatgacgctggtgatgatgatgatgatgatgatgacactggtgataatgatgatgatgatgatgacgcaggtgataatgataatgatgatgacgatgaagctagtgatgatgatcatgatgatgacgctgtTGATGATACGctggaggtaatgatgatgacgctagtaatgattataatgatgacgttggtgatgatattgatgatggtgacgctagtgatgatgattatgacgctggtggtgatgatgatgatgacgctagtgatgatgattatgacgctagtgatgatgattatgacgctggtggtgatgatcatgaggctggtgataatgatgatgatgacgatgacactagtgatgattatgatgataatgactggtgatgatgatgatgacgctggcgATGACGATTAGTTCAAGATGTGTTTTTCTTGAACATTGCTTGGGGCAAGAAATTTAACGGCCGTCTTGGATGACTTAGTTTtgataagaaacaaaaaaagatctTGATGATAAGCTCTGCTGTGATGGAAGCGACAGTTCCCTTATATTTACAGATAAATTATtgtctttgtgtatatgtgtgtgtaggataaGCCACATTGCCGGAAAAAAAGATTCCTTAAAGCCTAAGCTTGGCTAGGATGAAATTAAAGGGAAGACTAAAGTAAACTCATGGGTATAACGATGATGAGGGAGTAGTGAAGTTGTGAAAATAATGGGTATATGAGTACTGTATTTGTGGTAAGGATTACGGCGCATTGATAACCAAGTAGTGATGTTGGAGTCATAGTGTACATAGCTTTATATGAAGATGGTGGTGTGTTAAAACTAACGGTGTAGTGAAAAATAAGTTCTTTGTGGACATAAGGAATTgacatgtaaaataacatgtgTAAAATAACCGAATGTAGCTGTAGCTTAATTGTAGAATTTATATTTTACGGGACATTTTATCGTCCATAGCAGTTTCCATATAGGATTACGCCATATGCAAAAGTTTACCATTTTAGGTGCTCATTTACGAACATACAGCGATACAGTTTCAAGTAATGTCACCATGAAAAATTaacgagtgtggaaaagtgaaaaagtgaTATAGTGAAGTGATTAGccagggaaactgaaatgatcgcCTTGGCAACCCAACGTGATTTCAAGTCACGCAGTACACAGACGAAACGCAGTGTCCCTCAGTTAAGTACCCTATACCCTACTTCCTTGGAAACAGTTATCCAGCACGGGGGAGTTAGCATTCAACATCTACTAAGGTATCCCAGAAGGTGTCTATATACAGCGTGCATGGCTCACCTCCCTGTGAGGGTAATGAACCAATAATGTGTCAACGAGAGACACTGATAAATTCGAATCAAACAGGGCAACTGGTGTAAGGCGAGAAGCTATGCTGCCGTGGTGGGAAACGCGAGCCCGgacctacctgacacgcacacgcCCAGAGACCCGGCTGCAGTCCAGCTACCAAAAAAATccagctaagaccatgtgttCCACACTCAAGTGAACTTTCTGCAACAGAGAACAGGAAGTTCCTTGCAAttgtgaattaggatgtttagTTACTAGTAGCaattgtgttaggatgcatgccacttTATATCTGATACagtgagtagccttagatataTAATATCAAG
This portion of the Panulirus ornatus isolate Po-2019 chromosome 4, ASM3632096v1, whole genome shotgun sequence genome encodes:
- the LOC139745946 gene encoding uncharacterized protein, producing MMSLNFTEQVVATMDNQRIRYKMLLYMSINMATLVECVLAAYITLRSRDLRERLSTWFSNSLTVSIAMFSSLSLVYATVLLMVPSVKIFWPSGCRVRMAQRYLSAVSCFTLVCLALDRYLAICWPLRYYDALTRTRCRLLCVACWLIPFLLLLLPCAPVLPTLCSDGRTDTQFFVAYTVVYTLEAGAISVFYVLVALEFRRELPCQTHDSSMAMSEELVRRRTVRSALLVIMLYSFLSLPHTVLPLASRLAGPGIVPNFVVEAGHIVHRLHLLLFLPMYASVNTTFNASLRSWWRCFCRRFMCMSGSQQQQETTPTEVSFVKDRSVGTL
- the LOC139764587 gene encoding uncharacterized protein is translated as MANATNQIIFCDNLHPWLPLYFLLSLATLAESAVAVIVSLKNQTLRQKPSRAFTHSFIVSTGLFAVVSLAFNALIRMYQDTFYFTLTGCLIRILQHYLITVSMFNTACFALDRYVAICWALHYHDLLTRARCFLLCLACWVVPICLPLLQYVNEELDLCPGGRTHRKLSMSYAIVYSTGAFITCLFYILVAREFCGSRNDEIYGNSIMEDDRKTIKIKTSRSAIAVVTLYCILCLPHVLFEIIIKWADSRRPIYEWIMWIHLTHLSNRLFLLLLFPVFLWNDASNHAVLAQCFKSVWSSVARLACPSTTASVAHEHQDGSNSSFSVHSKGAGSSAHQTAPSETTSWVLAE